The Mailhella massiliensis DNA segment AGGCCGCGAGATGTTTGCGGCCTTCAGGCAGATTTTCCTTCAGCAACGTTATCAGCCCGGAGCTGGACGGACCGACATCCACGATGGATAGCCACGGCAGCCGGGACAGCCCGCTCTGAGTGACGAATGCAAAGTTGAAGGCATTGAGAAAAACGGACTTGCCGCCGCCCATCGGGGCAACGCCGAGGTCTATCCAGGCGGCCTGTTCCGAAGAGTTGGCCGCATACGGCATGATTTTACCGTCCTGGGTTCGGAACAGCAGGCTTCCTTCCCGCCACGGCGACGCCGGACGCAGCGGCAACATGCCAAGAGCGTCCTGCAAGGGCGCGGCGGTGACGGGAGCCGGACTTGCGGGCATCATGGCGGGAAGCGTCGCGGTAAAACCGAGAAGCGGGTCGCCTGTGGCTTCGGAAATATCCGCCGTTCCCCATCCCTGAACGGTTTTGGAAAGTTCCGCGACGCGCCGTCGGAGCAGCAGATGGGCTTCCTGCTCGGAATCCGTTACGCTGGCCCAGGTGCAGAAGCAGATGCGGAACCGGATGCAGCATATACCTTCAAGGTCCAGCTCTTTCAGGGCATCGACGGCCTTATTGAACTTTTTGTTGTCCGAAGAGCTGAAGGCCAGGATGGCCGCGAGCAGGGGCCGGAGACCCATGTTCAGGCCTCCGTCTTCCAGCAGAAAGGAAATGCGGTACGGCAGTCGTTCATCACGCTTGGCAAGTACCCTGAAAAGTTCTTGAAACGGTTTCGGCGTCTGGGGCATGAGCGTCATGATGAGCGGCCCGAATATTCTGTCGCCGATGCGTATGGCGTTACGGGAAATCAGTTCTCCCTCACGGGGCCAGAGCTGTGTCTTGAAATCCGGGTACAGCATGTTATGCAGCCTGTCCGCCCTGCTTGTGTCGGGGTCAGGCAGACGCAACGGCAAGGGATCGCCGGGTATGAGAGGCCGCCAGTCCCGACCGGTCATTTCCGGGGAAATGCACAAGCGGATGTCACGCAGAGCCTCATGGGCCGAAAGGGGATGCACCAGCAGGTCAACCTGACGGAAAGCGTCCATCACGCCGGTCAGAAAACCGTTATGGGCGTCATGCAGCGCAGCTACGGCGCGGGATACCTGCTGACAGCCCGGAATCGTCGGCACCTTGGACATGGCGGCATGGCGTTCCTTCAGGGCTGTTTTCCGCAGGGAATCCGGCAGAACGGCGGGCCTTGTCCAAAGAACGAGCCAGCAGGTTTCCAGAGCGCAGTAGCGTTGCAGCGTGGCTCCCCAGTCATCCAGCAGCGGGCCGATATGAAGGCCCAGATTCTGTGCCGTCAGCCGGGAAGGACGCAGAAGTTCGGTAATTCGGGAAGCGCTGCTTTCCGGGTCGTACTCAAAAACGACCTGAAGCAGGTGCCCCGGCTTGGAAAAGGAAGACTGGAATTTTTCCGTCAGACCGGAAACAATGCTCCCGTATTCTTCTACGCCCACATGCTTCAGGGAACCCTCAAGACGCAGAAGACTCACGAGACTTCCGTCGTCCGCCACCAGAACGTCGTCATCAACCGTTTCCAGTCGGCAGTAACCGTACACCGGTCCGGCGAAGACTTCAGAGATGGCGCGTATGCCGCAGTCTATGCCATTGACAAGTTTATCCAGCATCAGGATTCCCTCTTCAGAACGACCTGTTGAATCACCACCCCGCGCGGGGTGGTGGCCGTGGAGGCACGGCAGACAAGAACAGTGGCGATAAGACGCTGGGTGCTTTCCACCCCCTGGCTTGATTCGTAGGAAACGATCAGGGGAAACTCGATGCGCCATGTGGCCTTCCCGCTGACCAGCCCGGAGGCGATGATGACCGGGGCACCGGTGGCAACGGATGAGGCGGAAAGCCGTTTTTCCTGAATCATGTTCAGAATCCCGGAACTTTCCAGAGAGGAAAGGAAGGATTTGAACGTGTCGTCGTCGAAATTCGGTCTGACGGCTTCGAGTTTTTCGCGCCACTCCAGAAAGTTGAGCGACATGGCCCCGGTAATGGTGTCCGACACCCACGTCAGCAGCCCGCTCTGGGTAAGCAGCGGCTGGTCGAGAGGAACCAGAGGCGCGAGGCGCAAATCAGGCGTGGCGGCGAAATATCGGGGTTTCGGCTGATTCAGCAGAAGCAGCGCAATGACGGCCAGGCTGACCATCAGCGCCAGGCTCAGTCCCAGCGCCAGTTTCATGGCGCGATGAAACTGGGTTCTGTACCAGCCGAGACCTCCGATAACGGCAGACGCGTCCGGGGCCGGAGACGAGGCATGAGGTTCCATGCTCAGAGCCTGCCCCGGAGCTTCCGGCAGGGAAGATGTTTCCTTTTTTTTGAACATGCTCATGCCTCGTCTCCTTTGAGGTTACAGGCCGAGATCACTCATGCCGGAGGTCTGATCGGCTCCGAAAAGCGTGGCCGAGCCGGAACCGAGGGTTTCTCCCAGACCGAGCAGCACGGCTCCGACCAGAATCTTGATAAGGCCGCCGGGATAGGTCGATTCGCCCTGGCGCTTTGTGGCCTTGTACATGTCAATGGATTTTGAAATGCAATCCATTGATATATTGTGAAGAAAAATATTTTTATAAAAAAATACCCCGGCAATTACCCCAAAAGGAATGGGATATTACCGGGCGTTGCTGGATTGCTTTGGACACGACTCGGGCTGGGGGAGAGCGTAGGCAAGGGGAAAGGCCACAAATATTGCGCCATCAATGAAACAGACAATCAGCCGTTTCGCATGGTTACACTCTGGTTTATGTGTCGGCGCGGCGCAAACGGAAAAGGAGATGCCTAAATAGTGTCGTCAAATTAGGATGAGAAAAAGATCGAATACGGCATAAGGATTGAGTTTGACACGGACATGATCCATGTGACAGAAGTAGGCATGGAGGGCGGCTTCAACGGCCGGTTCGGTGCCGGAGCGCGTTTCAGCGGCGATTACGCTAATACGGGTGATTAAGGGATAGAGAAAGAAGATGACACAAAATGAAATACAGGACAGGAAATCAAGGGTTGAAAGGACAGGTATAAAATGCCTAAGTTTCTTTTCTGGGGCGCTTGGACTGGATCTTGGCCTAGAAAAAGCTGGGATTCATCCGCTTCTTGCCTGTGAGGTTGATCGACGTTGCCGCGAGACGATAACCGCCAACAGGCCGGAAATCGGGCTGATAGGTGACATACGGGATTACACGGCTTCCGAAATAATGGAAATGGCTGGCTTGCGAGCTGGAGATGAGGTTGATCTGATTGCCGGTGGCCCGCCCTGCCAGGCGTTCAGCACGGCAGGCAAAAGGCGTGGATTTGAGGACGAACGCGGAAATGTGTTCCTGCGCTACATAGATATAATTGAGGAAATACGCCCAAAATTCGCCGTCATTGAGAACGTTCGTGGCATTCTTTCCGCCCCGCTTGAGCATATTCCTTGGAAGGATCGCGGCGACAGGAAACTGGGCAAACGCAACATGAAAGGCGGTGCACTTGCCTATATCCTTGAAAGGCTGGGAAAGGCAGGGTACGGCGTCACCTTCAACCTTTACAACTCGGCCAATTT contains these protein-coding regions:
- a CDS encoding DotI/IcmL/TraM family protein, translated to MSMFKKKETSSLPEAPGQALSMEPHASSPAPDASAVIGGLGWYRTQFHRAMKLALGLSLALMVSLAVIALLLLNQPKPRYFAATPDLRLAPLVPLDQPLLTQSGLLTWVSDTITGAMSLNFLEWREKLEAVRPNFDDDTFKSFLSSLESSGILNMIQEKRLSASSVATGAPVIIASGLVSGKATWRIEFPLIVSYESSQGVESTQRLIATVLVCRASTATTPRGVVIQQVVLKRES